GGAATCCCAGGAAGCGCACCGGCAGTCCCTGCGCCTGCGCCTCCAGCGACTCGCGCAGGGGGCCATCGCCCACCAGCAGCAGCGTGGGCACCGTCGCGCCGGGCGTCCGGGCCAGGCGCTGCATCGCGTCCAGGAGCACCTGGGGCCCCTTCTCCACTGACAGACGCCCCACCAGCGCGATGACGGACCCCTCCGGCGCGAGCCCCAATGCCTCGCGGGCCTGGAGCCGCTCCTCCTCCGTGCACGCATCCGCGAGCGGCAGCGCGTTGGGGATGTAGACCACCGGCGAGCGGTGGACATAGCGGCGCAGGCGCGCGGTCAATTCGCGCGACACCGCCGCCACCGCGCTCGTGCAATTGCCCAGCACGCGCGCCAGCCCCTCGTAGGCGATCAGCGCGGGCGTGGCGCCGGTGTCCCCATGGTACGTGGCCACCAACGGCACTCCGGCGAGCGCGCTCGCGGCGGCGCCCAGCGTGAGCGACTTGTAATCATGCGCGTGCAGCAGCCCCACGCCCCGTCGGCGGACCTCCGAGGCGAGCGTGGCCACGGCCATCGCGCTGAAGCGGCCGGGCACCTCCAGCGTCAGCGCGTCCAACCCCTGCTCTCGCGCCGCGCCCGAGAGCACGTCCACCCGTCCGGGCGAAACGAGGCTGCACACCTGCGCCCGCCACGGCGACGGCGTGGACGCGGCCAGCGACAGCAACGCCCGCTCCGCGCCGTACAGGCCGCAGGTGCTGCGCACATGGAGGATGGTGGAGTGCGGCACCCGTCGTTCTCCCGTGCCGCTCACGCCTGGGCGCGAGCCGCGGCACCCCGGTAGAGCCTCGCGTACGTGTCCACCATCGTGGACAGCGAGTAGCGCTGCACCTCGCGCTTCGCGGCCTCACCCAGGCGCGAGCAGAGGTCCGCGTCGTGGGCCAGGCGCTTCACCGCGCCAGCGAGCGCATCCACGTCCCCGGACGGCACCAGGAGCGCCGTCTCACCATCGCGGTGCACCTCGCGGATGGCCGGGATGGCGTGCGACACCGTGGGCAGCCCCACCGCCATCGCCTCCAGCAGCGACAGAGAGCGGCCCTCGCGGCGGGACGGCTGCACGTAGACGTCGAACGCGGGCAAGAGCTTGCTCGCCTCCAGCAGCGCGCCCGTGAAGTGCACCCGTCCGGCCAGCGGGGACGCGGCGGCACGAGCGCGCAGCGTGGCCTCCATGGGGCCCGGGCCAATCATCACCAGGTGCGTGTCCTTCGCGTCCGCGAAGTGGCGCAGGAAGGCGTCCACCAGCAGGTCCGGGCCTTTCTCCTCGGAGAGGCGGCCCAGGTAGCCCACCACCGTGGCGTCCTGCGGAAGACCCAGGCGCTCACGCGCGGCCCTGCGGGCTTCCTCGCCCGTGGCGACCTCCAGCGGCACGCCGTTCTCGATGGTGACCACGTTCGACAGCAGCTTCGGGCTCCAGCGCTCCAGGCTGGCGCGCACTTCGCTGCCGCATGCGACCAGGGACTGGGTGAACATGGCGGCGGCCATGGCCGCGGGGCGCAGCTTGCCCTGCGGCTCGACCGTCTGGTGGAAGGTGCCCAGGACGGGCGTGCGCGGACGCAGCGTCCGGGTGGCGACGGCGTTGAGCCAGGGCCCCACGTCGTGGCCGTGGACCACGTCGGCGCCAAAGGCGTCCACCTCCTGGGCCAGCCGGCGGATGGCCGTGGGCGTCATGCCGGCCAGGCCTCCCAGCCACACCGTGGGGACGTTGACGCGCTGGAGCAGCTCGCGCACCGGACCGTCCGGCCCCAGGGCCAGCACCACGGATTCGATGCCCCGCTCGCGGCCATGCTGGGACAGCCGGACCACCAGCTGTTCGAGTCCGCCCATCTCCAGGCCATACATCACGTGAGCCACGCGCGTAGGCCGCGCCGTCGGGTGCAGTTCGTTCGTCATGGACGCGGGCAAGCTAGGCACGCACCCCAGGCCCACAACCCCCCGCGGGCGGTCCCCGTCCCGGCGGATGTCAGACAGTGGAAAGGTCCTTCGCGGAGGGTGGAGGCGTGCCCGTGCCCCGAGGGAGTCCGGCCCGTTTGCACGCGGCCTCTGTCCTGCCGGAGACTCGTGTGCATCCGACGCCTACAGGCCCCAATTGGGGTCCCCACCGGAGCCCCGTTTGGGAATCCCCGATCACGACTTCCAGTTGCTCACCACCTGCGGTGATTCCTCGGAGGCCGCGCTCCTGCGGGGCATGCTCGAAGCGAACGGCATCCCGTGCATCGTCCAGGGCGAGCAGCACCGGTCCATGTTGGGCGTGGCCGGGGCCTACATCGAGGTGCGGGTGCTGGTCCCGTCCGACGAGATGGAGCGCGCCCGGGAGCTGCTCAAGAGCGTGCCGCAGGAGGAACCGCCCGGGAACGGCATCGCCGTGACGCTTGAGCCCAACACTGAGGGAGCCCACTGCGCGGTGCACGGCCAGCACGCCACGCAGGCCTGCAAGCGGTGCGGCAACTTCCTGTGCGAGCGCTGCGATGGAGCCAATGCCGGCCTCTGTGAGGACTGCGCCGACCTCAAGGATTCGGACGCCCAGGTTCAGCGCGGTCGGAAGCGCAGGGTCGTCGCGTGGTTGATCCTGCTCTCCATGTTCGGACCGCTCCTGCTGATCATCCTGTCGAACCTCCTGTTCGCGCTGCTGCATTGAAGCAGTCCTGCCCCGGCGGGCACCCCCACCGCCAGGGACGTGGCAGCCTTCCGGGAATGAAGCCCCGCCGAGCCCTCCTGCCCGCCCTCCTCGCCGCGGTCCTGACCACCGCGTGCGCCTCCGTGTCCCGCCCTCCCGTGGAGCTGGCCACCCCGACGCGGACAGGCGCTCCCGCGAACGGCCTGCCCTACCGCCTCTTCGTCTCCGGACAGGCCTCACCGGAACACCCGCATCGCCTGGTGATGTGGCTGCATCCGACGGGCACGGATGGCCTGACGCTGGTGGAGCCGCTGGCCGACGCCCTGGCTGCTCAGGGCTTCGCGCTGCTGACGTTCCCTCGCGAGCACGCGGAGGGCTGGAGTGGCGCGGATGCCAACCGGATGATGCTCGGCACGCTGCCGGAGGTGGCGCGTGTCCCCGGCGTGGATGCGGAACGGCCGGTGCTGCTGGGCTTCAGCGCGGGCGCGCAGATGGCGCTCGAGCTGTGGGCGGCGCGCCCCGAAGCCTTCCGGGCGTTGGTCCTGGTCGCTGGCGCCCCACGCCTGTCGCGCGGCGATGAACACACCCCGCCCCGGACCTCCGCGCACGCACGAGTCCCCATCCTGTCGCTCATCGGCGAGACGGATGGCAGCGCACCCCTGTGGCGAACGGCGCGCGAAGCCTGGCGTACGGCCGGACTGAGACTGGACGTGCGTGAGCTGCCCGGCCAAGGCCATACATGGTTGCTGGCCCTCCCGTCGGAACAAACGGCGCTGTTTCAATTCCTGGCGGAATTGTCCCGAGCGCCCTGACCTTTGCCCTCAGTCACGCGAGAAATATCAACCACCCCTGAAAAGCTTGAATTCCTTGTTGACGACATGCGAAGCCCCCGCCGGGTTTCACAGACAAGGGAGTTCGACGTGCTTCGAAGTGCATCACGATGGGTCGCGACGTTCGTATTGGGTTTCACCTGTATCCAGACGGGCTGTGCTCCCGCGGAACCGCCCACTCCGGAGACACCGGAGGCCACGGCGGCCGCGCAGCCGCTGCTGACCGGTGAGCGGTCGCTCCTGGGCACCACCGCGCTTCCGGCCGTGGCGGCCGCGGATGACAGCGGCGCGGTGGAGCTGGGGGTGCGCTTCCGCAGCGACGCGCCGGGGCGGATCATGGGCGTGCGCTTCTACAAGGGCGCGGGCAACACGGGCACGCACACCGGCAGCCTGTGGACGGCGTCCGGTGCGCTGCTGGCCACCGTCACCTTCCAGAACGAGACGGCCTCCGGCTGGCAGGAGGCTCGCTTCACCACGCCGGTCACCATCGCGGCCGACACGAACTACGTCGTCTCGTATTACGCGCCCGCCGGTCACTACGCGGTGACGGGCAACGGCTTCGCGGCCGCGCTGGATGCGCCGCCCCTGCACGCCGAGGCGGTTACCAACGGCCTCTACCGCTATGGCAGCACCAGCGGCTTCCCGACCAACACGTTCAACGCGAGCAACTACTGGGTGGACGTGGCCTTCCAGCCCAACGACGTCACGCCCCCGCGCGCGCCCACCAACGTCACCGCCCTGCCCAACTCGCCCACCGCCATCGACCTGACGTGGTACGCGTCCGTGGACGGCAGCGGCGAGACGCAGGGCAATGCCCGCTGGCACCTGGTGTACCGGGGCAGCCAGCTCATCGCGGAGCTGCCCGGCACCACCGTGCGCTACCGCGACACCGGCCTGACGCCCTCCACCGCGTACACGTACACCGTGCGCGGCCGTGACGCCGCCGGCAACGTCAGCGTGGCCTCCACGGCCGTCACCGCCACCACGCTCGCCAACACCACCTGCAACCCGTGCAGCCTGTGGAACAGCGTGACGGGCGACCCGCAGTACGAGAACGCCGACGCCACCCCCACGGAGGTCGGCGTGAAGTTCCGCACCGACGTGGCGGGCACGGTGACCCAGGTCCGCTACTACAAGGGCAGCACCGACACCGGCCCGCACGTGGGCCACCTGTGGAGCGCCACCGGCACGCTGCTGGCCACCACGGAGACGACGCCCGCCGAGACGGGCTTCGGCTGGCGCGAGCTGTCCTTCGCCACGCCGGTGAGCCTGGCCGCGAACACGACCTACGTCGTGTCGTACTTCGCCACCGGCGGTCGCTACGCCATCACCCCGTACTACTTCAACACCGCGGGCGTGGACGTGCCCCCGCTGCACGCCCCCTCCACGGTGGAGGCCAGCGGCAACGGCGTGCGCAACCTCAACGGCAGCGCGTTCCCCACGGAGGCGTGGCTCAACACCAACTTCTGGGTGGACGTGACGTTCGTCCCCTCGACGCCCGGCGGCCCCGCGACGGCGGACCTGAGCGTGACGCAGGCGTTCCCGGATGGCACGGGCGCCAACGGCGACGTCCTCTTCTACGACATCACCGTGACGAACCAGGGCACGACGACCGCCACCGACGTCGTGCTCGACGTCCCCGTGCCCACCGGCCTGAGCTACTTCTTCTATTCGGCGAACGCGCCGGGGAGCCCCGGCGGGAGCTGCTCGTTCTTCAGCGACCTGCAATGCACCACCCCCAGCCTGGCGCCGGGCGCGAGCTTCACCATCAACGTCCAGGCCATCCCGTTCAGCGCCGGGACGTTCACCAGCCAGGCCACCGTCGCGTCCTCGCAGACGGACGCCACGCCGGGCAACAACACCCACGCGCTGGCCATCCCGGTGGGCCCGTCCACCAACCTCGTCACCTTCGACACGTTCCCCGGCCAGGACGAGACGTTCAACGGCCCGCACGGCCCCATCCACTTCGGCCTCGATCGCTGGTACATCGCGTCGCCCTGGGGCGGGTTCGACACGAAGAGCGTGTCGTTCAACGGCGGCGGCCTCACCCAGGCCAGCCTGTCCATCTTCGGCCAGCGGCGCGTCCTGGGCCTGGAGGCCTTCACGTGGGACAGCGGCGCCACGCTCACGCTGAGCTGCATCGACCTGCCCACCCTCACCTTCCCCCTGACGGCGGGACAGGTGACGCACGTGGTGCCGAGCTGGACGGCGCCCTGCACGGTCTTCACCCTGACGACGTCCAACGGGTGGGACACGAACTTCGACAACCTGGAGCTGTCGCCGCGCCCCTGAGCGCGTGACGGAAAGGGCGGGCGGGCATGCTTCACGGATGCCCGCCACGCCCCGAAGCTCGGGACTACGACGGCCGGTCACCCGCGCACGCGGCGGCACGCGAGCGCAGCAGCGCCTGCTCCTTCGCGTTGCGCGTGAGCGACGCGGCCCGTTCGAACTCCGCCCGGGCCTCCTTCAGACGCCCCAGCTTCTGGAGCAGGTCGCCGCGCACGGCGGGCAGCAGGTGGTAGTGCTTGAGCGACGGCTCGGCCACGAGCTGCTCCACCAGCTCCAACCCCACCGCGGGACCAAACGCCATGGACAGGGCGACGGCGCGGTTCAACTCCACCACCGGTGACGGCGTGAGCCGCGCGAGCACCGCGTAGAGCGCCGCGATGCGCTGCCAGTCCGTCTCCTCCGGCGTGCGCGCCCGCGCGTGGCACGCGGCGATGGAGGCCTGCAACACGTAGGGCCCCGGCGCCCCCGCCTTCTCCGCGCGCTCCAGCGCGGCGAGCCCGCGGCGGATGAGGAGCTGATCCCACAGCGCGCGGTTCTGCTCCAGCAGCAGCACGGGCTCGCCCGACGGCCCCACCCGCGCCCGGGCCCGCGACGCTTGAATCTCCATCAGCGCCACCAGCCCGTGCACCTCCGGCTCCCCGGGCGCCAGCTCCGCCAGGATGCGGCCCAGGCGCAGCGCGTCCTGGCAGAGCTCCGGACGCATCCAGCCGTCACCCGCCGTCGCGGCGTAGCCCTCGTTGAAGATGAGGTAGACGACCTCCAGCACCGACGCGAGCCGCGTCGCCAGCTCCTCGCCCCGGGGGACCTCGAAGGGGACGCCCTTCTCCGCCAGCGTGCGCTTGGCCCGCACGATGCGTTGGGCCACCGTGGGCTCCGGCACCAGGAACGCGCGGGCGATCTCATCCGTCGTCAGACCGCCCAGCAGCCGCAGCGTGAGCGCCACGCGCGCCTCCGGGGACAGGACCGGGTGGCAGGACGTGAAGATGAGGCGCAAGAGGTCGTCGCCGACGTCGTCGTCCAGGGCCGCGTCCAGGTCTGGCACCTCCGCCTCCTCCAGTCCGTGCCCCAGCTCCTCGTGCTTGCGCGCGAGCAGCTTGTGCCGGCGCATCTCGTCGATGGCGCGGCGCTTCGCGGTGGCCATGAGCCACGCGCCCGGATTCTCCGGCACGCCCGACACCGGCCACTTCTCCAACGCCGCCACCAGCGCGTCCTGCGCCAGCTCCTCCGCCTGCCCCACGTCGCGCACCATG
This genomic stretch from Corallococcus caeni harbors:
- a CDS encoding glycosyltransferase family 4 protein, which produces MTNELHPTARPTRVAHVMYGLEMGGLEQLVVRLSQHGRERGIESVVLALGPDGPVRELLQRVNVPTVWLGGLAGMTPTAIRRLAQEVDAFGADVVHGHDVGPWLNAVATRTLRPRTPVLGTFHQTVEPQGKLRPAAMAAAMFTQSLVACGSEVRASLERWSPKLLSNVVTIENGVPLEVATGEEARRAARERLGLPQDATVVGYLGRLSEEKGPDLLVDAFLRHFADAKDTHLVMIGPGPMEATLRARAAASPLAGRVHFTGALLEASKLLPAFDVYVQPSRREGRSLSLLEAMAVGLPTVSHAIPAIREVHRDGETALLVPSGDVDALAGAVKRLAHDADLCSRLGEAAKREVQRYSLSTMVDTYARLYRGAAARAQA
- a CDS encoding alpha/beta hydrolase: MKPRRALLPALLAAVLTTACASVSRPPVELATPTRTGAPANGLPYRLFVSGQASPEHPHRLVMWLHPTGTDGLTLVEPLADALAAQGFALLTFPREHAEGWSGADANRMMLGTLPEVARVPGVDAERPVLLGFSAGAQMALELWAARPEAFRALVLVAGAPRLSRGDEHTPPRTSAHARVPILSLIGETDGSAPLWRTAREAWRTAGLRLDVRELPGQGHTWLLALPSEQTALFQFLAELSRAP
- a CDS encoding DUF4082 domain-containing protein, translated to MGFTCIQTGCAPAEPPTPETPEATAAAQPLLTGERSLLGTTALPAVAAADDSGAVELGVRFRSDAPGRIMGVRFYKGAGNTGTHTGSLWTASGALLATVTFQNETASGWQEARFTTPVTIAADTNYVVSYYAPAGHYAVTGNGFAAALDAPPLHAEAVTNGLYRYGSTSGFPTNTFNASNYWVDVAFQPNDVTPPRAPTNVTALPNSPTAIDLTWYASVDGSGETQGNARWHLVYRGSQLIAELPGTTVRYRDTGLTPSTAYTYTVRGRDAAGNVSVASTAVTATTLANTTCNPCSLWNSVTGDPQYENADATPTEVGVKFRTDVAGTVTQVRYYKGSTDTGPHVGHLWSATGTLLATTETTPAETGFGWRELSFATPVSLAANTTYVVSYFATGGRYAITPYYFNTAGVDVPPLHAPSTVEASGNGVRNLNGSAFPTEAWLNTNFWVDVTFVPSTPGGPATADLSVTQAFPDGTGANGDVLFYDITVTNQGTTTATDVVLDVPVPTGLSYFFYSANAPGSPGGSCSFFSDLQCTTPSLAPGASFTINVQAIPFSAGTFTSQATVASSQTDATPGNNTHALAIPVGPSTNLVTFDTFPGQDETFNGPHGPIHFGLDRWYIASPWGGFDTKSVSFNGGGLTQASLSIFGQRRVLGLEAFTWDSGATLTLSCIDLPTLTFPLTAGQVTHVVPSWTAPCTVFTLTTSNGWDTNFDNLELSPRP
- a CDS encoding putative signal transducing protein, translating into MGIPDHDFQLLTTCGDSSEAALLRGMLEANGIPCIVQGEQHRSMLGVAGAYIEVRVLVPSDEMERARELLKSVPQEEPPGNGIAVTLEPNTEGAHCAVHGQHATQACKRCGNFLCERCDGANAGLCEDCADLKDSDAQVQRGRKRRVVAWLILLSMFGPLLLIILSNLLFALLH
- a CDS encoding glycosyltransferase family 4 protein gives rise to the protein MPHSTILHVRSTCGLYGAERALLSLAASTPSPWRAQVCSLVSPGRVDVLSGAAREQGLDALTLEVPGRFSAMAVATLASEVRRRGVGLLHAHDYKSLTLGAAASALAGVPLVATYHGDTGATPALIAYEGLARVLGNCTSAVAAVSRELTARLRRYVHRSPVVYIPNALPLADACTEEERLQAREALGLAPEGSVIALVGRLSVEKGPQVLLDAMQRLARTPGATVPTLLLVGDGPLRESLEAQAQGLPVRFLGFRSEVRAVYAAADAVVMPSLREGMPLVALEAMALGRPLVASGVGELPHVLGTGRGLVVPPGDAGTLASALAGLLAAPGWRTRMAQAAREYVMAHHAPERMANRYIESLYLPALVDQPHTQAAAG
- a CDS encoding RNA polymerase sigma factor — protein: MTVSKAQAAVHAVWRIESARLIAGLARMVRDVGQAEELAQDALVAALEKWPVSGVPENPGAWLMATAKRRAIDEMRRHKLLARKHEELGHGLEEAEVPDLDAALDDDVGDDLLRLIFTSCHPVLSPEARVALTLRLLGGLTTDEIARAFLVPEPTVAQRIVRAKRTLAEKGVPFEVPRGEELATRLASVLEVVYLIFNEGYAATAGDGWMRPELCQDALRLGRILAELAPGEPEVHGLVALMEIQASRARARVGPSGEPVLLLEQNRALWDQLLIRRGLAALERAEKAGAPGPYVLQASIAACHARARTPEETDWQRIAALYAVLARLTPSPVVELNRAVALSMAFGPAVGLELVEQLVAEPSLKHYHLLPAVRGDLLQKLGRLKEARAEFERAASLTRNAKEQALLRSRAAACAGDRPS